One window of Cellulomonas shaoxiangyii genomic DNA carries:
- a CDS encoding toxin TcdB middle/N-terminal domain-containing protein gives MSGVGPDVLALPRGGGAVGGIGGGFAPDLNTGGGGYAVPLDLPQGVDGHTPQLTLQYGTAHGAGPFGLGWALSLPRVEVSTDGRLPAHDGTDVLVVPGAGPLVAVPGDPGAFVPETDGLGWRVRRTGDGFTVTDRSGLRHVLGTTPGARVADPADPGRVHAWLLERSVRPAGQEIAYTWAADGLLTDVRWAAYRLELHYEERPDPVLDGRAGFLRVTTRRCVAVELHAPAQAPSLLRRYTLDYVAGAPTGHSLLAGVTLSGHGADGTVEAFPRLAFTYTDGGGFGLRATGSGLAGVLAQPGGTLADLTGDGLPDAVLLGAVPAVAANRGGLAFDPPRPLGRAGLPGAPAGAATFVADLTGRGRVDLVTVGAGLRHRYPVDRGVVGRPVVDRYAPTAVPWDADVRLLDLDGDGATDLLALADGILTTVTSGAADAWDEVRRRVVADGDPLAGLDLRSPDVRVAPMGGDGLVDLVEVRNGSVRWWPNLGHGRWGAPVSMAGAPVLPAGYRPDRVLLVDLDGDGCADLVHVGTDGVHVWSNRGGTAFEAEVVVAPVPGVTVERIEPVDLRGTGCVGLLLLTRHGSRPAAYQLDLEAKPYLLDRVDDGLGHVTTIRYGTSTAQSRHDADAGRPWSTSLPFAVPVVTAVERTEPAGAPRVSTYRYHDGHWDPALRRFLGFAVVDEVEAGDETVEGLLRRTEFHLGRTPERTDRPATDAERVAAQVLRGRVVRSAGYRADADPDVDAPLFEVRQDWRAHVEDLGGAAAATPRLVERREDHLDGGGTAWRSTVTTTLAWDATGNVTEQVQRTVLAADPASAQEVRTVTAYALDPTGRVLDKAARVRQTDGSGAVVDDRVLRYDGPASEGLPVGEVGAGLLTHEERLVLRDDQVAAVYGADVPDLAALGHHRRAGEDGWWVHAVRYDRTVPGRLVARDPRGAPVTLELDAEHLFPARRTDARGNTVEATVDRRALRLASLTDGNGGVRRNTYDALGRLVAEHRPGDGDTEPTVVHTYLLGPAGPQVEVREHASADRTAPVTTRRLLDADGEETGVARRDGDGTWVVTEAQRRNARGLTARSYLPYRAPAAPDPEPPAPGAPHLATRFDALGRPVRVDLPGGGVRRGVHAPGRSDLWDEEDTRAGSPHEGTPTSFHLDGAGRVARVVHRLDGTEVVTTYRYDLRDQPVAVTDALGRTTTVTYDLLGRRVRVDDPSTGPVVLVHDAAGNVVERRNAAGQRARQEFDVLNRLVRATQDGGADVDHRYLDRVDVPGDAAPGRRVGRLASVTDARGTVTFDYDVRGEVEQRRVVLPDGTAYTLRRRTDRLGRVASITYPGAGDVPGPVLTYRYDARGMLTAVSGVVDAVDRDAAGNPVVTRFTGGVRTERTYDAMLRLATSRTLDAGGTVLLQEDLVRDLTGRVAGVTGLDPADTWAYEHDALGRLVRAAPGAGAVLELAYGPTGDVLHRSDVGAFAYGGAGAAPTAVTSAGPHTYGYDAAGRQTTGPAGAFTYDARDRLTSVTGAGPGAVTTTVTHGAFEEPAVREVTTGATTRRIVHLDDLVELHDGHLVLLVTDGTGPTGQLVPGGPVARWHTDHRGSVVLVTTGAGAVVQRLRYDPYGRLLSSLPGDRPRATYDGYDLLDEVGLYLSPRRPYDPVLGRYLVPDTVASDLWHPVGTNRYAYAADDPVTVHDPSGRAWWHVALAALAVVAVIVLTVVTFGAGLISLGAMIGVFAAMAVGGTVGGIAAAQAGGDVALGILLGAALAGAAALGGALAGAGFAASFGAKAFLTHVLSGAVSGMLLGAATGFAAGWAGGQGSLGDVWERTWQSALAGLATGIVFGVASYGFAQGWFGTGNIDPRLPTSAEVQRAAAEGARAAGQAGNAGATVGQAAGQGAGAAAGSLATSALNFGASSGFNVLQTFVFNPVAMTLLIESVSVLFAFDLVDDLADAIRDSGARASAAGTW, from the coding sequence ATGAGCGGCGTCGGCCCGGACGTCCTCGCCCTGCCGCGCGGCGGCGGCGCCGTCGGGGGCATCGGCGGCGGCTTCGCCCCGGACCTCAACACCGGCGGCGGCGGGTACGCCGTCCCGCTCGACCTCCCGCAGGGGGTCGACGGGCACACCCCGCAGCTCACGCTCCAGTACGGCACGGCGCACGGCGCGGGGCCCTTCGGGCTCGGGTGGGCGCTGAGCCTCCCGCGCGTCGAGGTGTCGACCGACGGCCGGCTGCCCGCCCACGACGGCACCGACGTGCTCGTGGTGCCCGGCGCGGGCCCGCTCGTCGCCGTGCCCGGCGACCCCGGTGCCTTCGTGCCCGAGACGGACGGTCTCGGCTGGCGCGTCCGGCGCACCGGCGACGGGTTCACCGTGACCGACCGCTCGGGGCTGCGGCACGTGCTGGGCACGACGCCCGGCGCGCGTGTGGCGGACCCGGCCGACCCGGGGCGCGTGCACGCCTGGCTGCTCGAGCGGTCCGTGCGCCCCGCCGGCCAGGAGATCGCCTACACGTGGGCGGCCGACGGCCTGCTCACGGACGTGCGGTGGGCCGCCTACCGGCTCGAGCTGCACTACGAGGAGCGTCCCGACCCGGTGCTCGACGGACGCGCCGGCTTCCTGCGCGTCACGACGCGGCGGTGCGTCGCCGTCGAGCTGCACGCACCCGCGCAGGCGCCGTCCCTGCTGCGCCGGTACACGCTCGACTACGTCGCGGGCGCCCCGACCGGGCACAGCCTGCTCGCCGGCGTGACCCTCAGCGGCCACGGTGCCGACGGCACCGTCGAGGCGTTCCCTCGCCTGGCCTTCACGTACACCGACGGCGGCGGGTTCGGCCTGCGCGCCACCGGGTCGGGGCTCGCCGGGGTGCTCGCCCAGCCGGGCGGCACCCTCGCGGACCTCACGGGCGACGGCCTGCCCGACGCGGTCCTGCTCGGCGCCGTGCCGGCGGTCGCGGCGAACCGCGGCGGGCTCGCCTTCGACCCCCCGCGCCCGCTGGGCCGCGCGGGGCTGCCCGGTGCCCCGGCGGGTGCGGCGACCTTCGTCGCGGACCTCACGGGGCGCGGTCGCGTCGACCTCGTCACCGTCGGCGCCGGGCTGCGCCACCGCTACCCCGTCGACCGCGGCGTGGTCGGCCGGCCGGTCGTCGACCGGTACGCGCCGACGGCGGTGCCGTGGGACGCCGACGTGCGCCTGCTCGACCTCGACGGGGACGGGGCCACGGACCTGCTGGCGCTCGCCGACGGCATCCTCACGACCGTGACGTCCGGCGCCGCCGACGCGTGGGACGAGGTGCGGCGGCGCGTCGTCGCGGACGGCGACCCGCTCGCCGGGCTCGACCTGCGCTCGCCCGACGTGCGCGTCGCGCCCATGGGCGGCGACGGGCTCGTCGACCTCGTCGAGGTGCGCAACGGCAGCGTCCGGTGGTGGCCGAACCTGGGTCACGGCCGGTGGGGCGCTCCCGTGAGCATGGCGGGTGCGCCCGTGCTGCCGGCCGGCTACCGGCCGGACCGCGTGCTCCTCGTGGACCTCGACGGCGACGGGTGCGCCGACCTCGTCCACGTCGGCACGGACGGGGTGCACGTGTGGTCCAACCGCGGCGGCACGGCGTTCGAGGCCGAGGTGGTCGTCGCGCCCGTGCCCGGGGTGACGGTCGAGCGCATCGAGCCGGTGGACCTGCGGGGCACGGGGTGCGTCGGGCTGCTCCTGCTCACGCGGCACGGGTCGCGGCCGGCGGCCTACCAGCTGGACCTCGAGGCGAAGCCGTACCTGCTGGACCGGGTCGACGACGGCCTCGGCCACGTCACGACGATCCGGTACGGCACGTCGACGGCGCAGTCGCGGCACGACGCGGACGCGGGACGCCCGTGGTCCACGTCCCTGCCGTTCGCGGTGCCCGTCGTCACGGCGGTCGAGCGCACCGAGCCCGCGGGCGCCCCGCGCGTCAGCACGTACCGGTACCACGACGGCCACTGGGACCCCGCGCTGCGCCGGTTCCTCGGGTTCGCCGTCGTGGACGAGGTGGAGGCCGGCGACGAGACCGTCGAGGGGCTCCTGCGGCGCACCGAGTTCCACCTCGGCCGCACGCCCGAGCGCACCGACCGGCCGGCGACGGACGCCGAGCGGGTCGCCGCGCAGGTGCTCCGGGGCCGCGTCGTGCGGTCCGCCGGCTACCGGGCCGACGCCGACCCCGACGTGGACGCCCCCCTGTTCGAGGTCCGGCAGGACTGGCGCGCGCACGTGGAGGACCTCGGCGGCGCGGCGGCCGCCACGCCGCGGCTCGTCGAGCGACGCGAGGACCACCTCGACGGCGGCGGGACCGCGTGGCGCAGCACCGTCACCACGACGCTGGCGTGGGACGCCACCGGGAACGTCACCGAGCAGGTGCAGCGGACCGTGCTCGCGGCCGACCCCGCCTCCGCGCAGGAGGTCCGGACGGTCACCGCGTACGCGCTCGACCCGACCGGCCGCGTCCTGGACAAGGCGGCCCGGGTGCGGCAGACCGACGGCTCGGGCGCGGTCGTCGACGACCGCGTGCTGCGCTACGACGGCCCGGCGTCCGAAGGGCTGCCCGTGGGGGAGGTCGGCGCCGGGCTGCTCACGCACGAGGAGCGCCTCGTGCTGCGCGACGACCAGGTCGCCGCCGTCTACGGCGCCGACGTGCCCGACCTCGCCGCCCTCGGCCACCATCGCCGCGCCGGGGAGGACGGCTGGTGGGTGCACGCGGTGCGCTACGACCGCACCGTGCCCGGGCGGCTCGTCGCCCGGGACCCGCGAGGCGCGCCCGTGACCCTCGAGCTCGACGCGGAGCACCTGTTCCCCGCGCGGCGCACCGACGCGCGCGGCAACACCGTCGAGGCCACGGTCGACCGGCGCGCCCTGCGGCTGGCCTCCCTCACCGACGGCAACGGCGGCGTGCGCCGCAACACCTACGACGCGCTGGGCCGCCTCGTCGCCGAGCACCGCCCCGGTGACGGCGACACCGAGCCGACCGTCGTGCACACCTACCTGCTCGGGCCCGCCGGCCCGCAGGTGGAGGTGCGCGAGCACGCCTCGGCCGACCGGACGGCGCCCGTGACCACCCGCCGGCTCCTCGACGCCGACGGGGAGGAGACGGGGGTCGCACGCCGGGACGGCGACGGCACGTGGGTCGTCACCGAGGCGCAGCGGCGCAACGCCCGGGGGCTGACCGCCCGCTCGTACCTGCCGTACCGGGCCCCCGCGGCGCCGGACCCGGAGCCCCCCGCGCCGGGCGCTCCGCACCTGGCCACCCGGTTCGACGCGCTCGGCCGGCCGGTCCGCGTCGACCTGCCCGGCGGTGGCGTGCGGCGCGGCGTGCACGCACCCGGCCGTTCCGACCTGTGGGACGAGGAGGACACGCGCGCGGGGTCGCCGCACGAGGGCACGCCGACGAGCTTCCACCTCGACGGTGCCGGCCGCGTGGCGCGCGTCGTGCACCGCCTCGACGGGACGGAGGTCGTCACGACGTACCGGTACGACCTGCGCGACCAGCCGGTCGCCGTGACGGACGCCCTCGGCCGCACGACCACCGTGACGTACGACCTGCTCGGCCGGCGCGTCCGCGTCGACGACCCGTCCACCGGCCCGGTCGTCCTGGTCCACGACGCCGCCGGCAACGTCGTCGAGCGCCGCAACGCGGCGGGGCAGCGGGCACGGCAGGAGTTCGACGTCCTCAACCGCCTCGTGCGCGCGACGCAGGACGGCGGCGCCGACGTCGACCACCGGTACCTCGACCGCGTCGACGTCCCCGGCGACGCCGCCCCCGGGCGCCGCGTCGGGCGGCTCGCCTCCGTCACCGACGCGCGGGGCACGGTGACGTTCGACTACGACGTGCGCGGCGAGGTCGAGCAGCGCCGCGTCGTGCTGCCCGACGGCACGGCGTACACGCTGCGCCGGCGCACGGACCGGCTGGGGCGCGTCGCCTCGATCACGTACCCCGGTGCCGGGGACGTACCGGGGCCGGTGCTGACCTACCGCTACGACGCCCGGGGCATGCTCACGGCGGTCTCCGGCGTGGTGGACGCCGTCGACCGCGACGCCGCCGGCAACCCCGTCGTCACCCGCTTCACGGGCGGCGTCCGCACGGAGCGCACGTACGACGCCATGCTCCGGCTCGCCACGTCCCGCACGCTCGACGCGGGCGGCACGGTCCTCCTGCAGGAGGACCTCGTGCGGGACCTGACCGGCCGGGTCGCCGGTGTCACCGGCCTCGACCCCGCCGACACCTGGGCCTACGAGCACGACGCCCTCGGGCGCCTGGTCCGTGCCGCGCCGGGCGCCGGCGCCGTCCTCGAGCTCGCGTACGGGCCGACGGGCGACGTGCTGCACCGCTCCGACGTCGGAGCGTTCGCGTACGGCGGTGCCGGCGCGGCCCCGACGGCCGTCACCTCGGCCGGGCCGCACACCTACGGGTACGACGCGGCCGGCCGCCAGACCACCGGGCCGGCGGGCGCGTTCACCTACGACGCCCGCGACCGGCTCACGTCGGTGACGGGGGCGGGCCCGGGTGCGGTCACCACCACGGTGACGCACGGCGCGTTCGAGGAGCCCGCCGTGCGCGAGGTGACCACCGGTGCGACCACGCGCCGCATCGTGCACCTCGACGACCTCGTCGAGCTCCACGACGGACACCTCGTCCTGCTGGTGACCGACGGGACCGGCCCCACCGGCCAGCTCGTGCCGGGCGGTCCCGTCGCCCGCTGGCACACCGACCACCGCGGCTCGGTCGTGCTCGTGACCACCGGCGCGGGCGCGGTCGTCCAGCGGCTGCGCTACGACCCGTACGGACGGCTGCTGTCCAGCCTGCCCGGGGACCGGCCCCGCGCCACCTACGACGGGTACGACCTCCTCGACGAGGTCGGCCTCTACCTGTCGCCACGCCGCCCCTACGACCCCGTGCTCGGCCGGTACCTCGTGCCCGACACCGTCGCGTCCGACCTGTGGCACCCGGTCGGGACGAACCGGTACGCCTACGCGGCCGACGACCCGGTCACCGTGCACGACCCCTCCGGCCGGGCGTGGTGGCACGTCGCCCTCGCGGCGCTGGCGGTCGTCGCGGTGATCGTGCTGACCGTCGTGACGTTCGGGGCCGGTCTCATCAGCCTCGGCGCGATGATCGGGGTGTTCGCCGCCATGGCCGTCGGGGGCACCGTCGGGGGCATCGCCGCCGCGCAGGCGGGCGGCGACGTCGCGCTCGGCATCCTGCTCGGCGCGGCGCTCGCGGGCGCCGCCGCGCTGGGCGGCGCGCTGGCGGGCGCGGGCTTCGCCGCGAGCTTCGGGGCGAAGGCGTTCCTCACGCACGTGCTGTCCGGAGCGGTCAGCGGCATGCTGCTCGGCGCGGCCACGGGCTTCGCCGCGGGCTGGGCCGGCGGGCAGGGCTCGCTGGGCGACGTGTGGGAGCGGACGTGGCAGTCGGCGCTGGCGGGACTGGCCACCGGGATCGTCTTCGGCGTCGCGAGCTACGGGTTCGCGCAGGGCTGGTTCGGCACCGGCAACATCGACCCGCGCCTGCCGACGAGCGCGGAGGTCCAGCGCGCCGCGGCGGAGGGCGCGCGCGCCGCCGGCCAGGCGGGGAACGCGGGTGCGACGGTCGGGCAGGCCGCAGGGCAGGGCGCCGGCGCGGCGGCCGGCAGCCTCGCCACGAGCGCGCTGAACTTCGGCGCGTCGTCGGGGTTCAACGTCCTGCAGACGTTCGTGTTCAACCCCGTCGCCATGACGCTGCTGATCGAGTCCGTGTCCGTGCTGTTCGCGTTCGACCTCGTGGACGACCTCGCCGACGCGATCCGGGACTCCGGCGCCAGGGCGTCGGCCGCCGGGACGTGGTGA
- a CDS encoding alpha/beta hydrolase: MHERAATSDAGAAAPPDGIETFRAGARRHAEQAPRALDHLPRGTYERVPLPGDAPVRELMVYRPSGGPDRPGVFVNLHGGGFVLGDWEGDDPYCRHLADTAGCTVVNVDYLLAPEHPFPAAVHQVTDLLAWLGAGASVFGADGTRLAVGGHSAGGNLAAAACLLAARRGQPGPRGLVVDYAPLDLATAPAGKLAAGAAPEAVELAQIGARFNAWYLPSPAAGADELASPVRARDLSVLPPTLVLTAEHDLLRADGDRFADRLRAAGVDTEHAVHPGSGHAFTHVGPEDQAAAAWQRMADFLRRVLGGDPCA, from the coding sequence GTGCACGAGCGAGCAGCGACGTCGGACGCCGGGGCGGCGGCCCCGCCCGACGGCATCGAGACCTTCCGCGCGGGTGCCCGGCGGCATGCCGAGCAGGCGCCGCGCGCGCTCGACCACCTGCCGCGCGGCACGTACGAGCGCGTGCCGCTCCCGGGGGACGCGCCGGTCCGCGAGCTCATGGTGTACCGCCCGTCCGGCGGGCCCGACCGGCCGGGGGTGTTCGTGAACCTGCACGGCGGGGGCTTCGTGCTGGGGGACTGGGAGGGCGACGACCCGTACTGCCGCCACCTCGCCGACACGGCGGGGTGCACGGTCGTCAACGTCGACTACCTGCTGGCCCCGGAGCACCCGTTCCCGGCCGCCGTGCACCAGGTGACGGACCTGCTCGCGTGGCTGGGCGCCGGAGCGTCCGTGTTCGGTGCGGACGGGACCCGGCTCGCCGTCGGCGGCCACAGCGCGGGCGGGAACCTGGCCGCGGCGGCGTGCCTGCTCGCCGCGCGTCGCGGGCAGCCCGGGCCGCGCGGGCTGGTCGTCGACTACGCACCGCTCGACCTGGCCACCGCGCCGGCGGGGAAGCTGGCGGCCGGGGCCGCGCCCGAGGCGGTGGAGCTCGCGCAGATCGGGGCGCGGTTCAACGCCTGGTACCTGCCGTCCCCGGCGGCCGGGGCCGACGAGCTCGCCTCGCCGGTGCGCGCGCGCGACCTGTCGGTCCTGCCGCCGACGCTCGTCCTCACGGCGGAGCACGACCTGCTGCGCGCCGACGGTGACCGCTTCGCGGACCGGCTGCGCGCCGCCGGCGTCGACACCGAGCACGCCGTCCACCCCGGCAGCGGCCACGCGTTCACGCACGTGGGCCCGGAGGACCAGGCCGCGGCGGCGTGGCAGCGCATGGCCGACTTCCTGCGGCGCGTGCTCGGAGGCGACCCGTGCGCCTGA
- the gdhA gene encoding NADP-specific glutamate dehydrogenase, producing MHGGRVDQSLQQVFEQVLRRNPGEAEFHQAVREVFDTLGPVVRKHPQYVEAAVLERLCEPERQIIFRVPWVDDAGRVQINRGFRVEYNSALGPYKGGLRFHPSVYLGIVKFLGFEQIFKNALTGMPIGGGKGGSDFDPRGRSDGEVMRFCQSFMTELYRHLGEHTDVPAGDIGVGGREIGYLFGQYKRITNRYESGVLTGKGVAWGGSLVRTEATGYGTVMFTQEMLRTSGRELDGLRVSVSGGGNVAIHAIEKAQQLGATVLTFSDSSGYVVDEAGVDLALLKDVKEVQRGRAADYVARRPGARLVTDGRVWDVPVDVALPCATQNELLVDDAKVLLSNGVLAVAEGANMPTDPGAVALLQESGVLFGPGKAANAGGVATSALEMQQNASRDSWTFEYAEGRLDEIMTGIHDRCAATAEEYGAPGNYVLGANIAGFLRVADAIVALGVI from the coding sequence ATGCATGGAGGACGTGTGGACCAGTCGTTGCAGCAGGTGTTCGAGCAGGTCTTGCGCCGCAACCCGGGTGAGGCCGAATTCCACCAGGCGGTCCGTGAGGTGTTCGACACGCTGGGCCCCGTGGTCCGCAAGCACCCGCAGTACGTCGAGGCGGCCGTGCTCGAGCGGCTCTGCGAGCCGGAGCGGCAGATCATCTTCCGCGTGCCGTGGGTCGACGACGCCGGCCGGGTGCAGATCAACCGCGGGTTCCGTGTCGAGTACAACTCCGCGCTCGGCCCGTACAAGGGCGGCCTGCGGTTCCACCCGTCGGTGTACCTGGGCATCGTCAAGTTCCTCGGGTTCGAGCAGATCTTCAAGAACGCGCTCACGGGCATGCCGATCGGCGGCGGCAAGGGCGGCTCCGACTTCGACCCGCGCGGGCGGTCCGACGGCGAGGTCATGCGGTTCTGCCAGTCCTTCATGACCGAGCTGTACCGCCACCTCGGCGAGCACACGGACGTGCCGGCGGGGGACATCGGCGTGGGCGGCCGGGAGATCGGCTACCTGTTCGGCCAGTACAAGCGCATCACCAACCGGTACGAGTCCGGGGTCCTCACGGGCAAGGGCGTGGCGTGGGGCGGCTCCCTCGTGCGCACCGAGGCCACCGGCTACGGCACCGTCATGTTCACGCAGGAGATGCTCCGCACGAGCGGCCGCGAGCTCGACGGCCTGCGGGTCTCGGTGTCGGGCGGCGGCAACGTGGCGATCCACGCGATCGAGAAGGCGCAGCAGCTGGGTGCGACGGTGCTCACGTTCTCCGACTCGTCCGGGTACGTCGTCGACGAGGCGGGCGTGGACCTGGCGCTCCTCAAGGACGTCAAGGAGGTGCAGCGGGGCCGCGCCGCCGACTACGTGGCCCGCCGTCCCGGGGCCCGGCTCGTCACCGACGGCCGCGTGTGGGACGTGCCCGTGGACGTGGCGCTGCCGTGCGCGACGCAGAACGAGCTGCTGGTCGACGACGCGAAGGTCCTGCTCAGCAACGGCGTGCTCGCGGTCGCCGAGGGCGCGAACATGCCCACCGACCCGGGCGCGGTCGCGCTCCTGCAGGAGTCCGGGGTGCTGTTCGGCCCCGGCAAGGCGGCGAACGCCGGTGGTGTGGCGACCTCGGCGCTCGAGATGCAGCAGAACGCGTCGCGGGACTCGTGGACGTTCGAGTACGCCGAGGGGCGCCTCGACGAGATCATGACCGGCATCCACGACCGCTGCGCGGCGACCGCCGAGGAGTACGGCGCGCCCGGGAACTACGTGCTCGGGGCGAACATCGCGGGCTTCCTGCGCGTGGCGGACGCGATCGTCGCCCTCGGCGTCATCTGA
- a CDS encoding DUF3237 family protein, with protein MRLSGTHLFTIDALLGPVVDVGVTPTGHRRVIPVVGGTVTGGLRGAVLPGGADWNLQHPDGSTELWARYEIRLDDGAVVSVTNTAVHAPDDPAPILTTPHFDVGADGPVRLRTGVHVGLLTPRLDEGRVRIEVHRLDAAET; from the coding sequence GTGCGCCTGAGCGGCACCCACCTGTTCACGATCGACGCGCTGCTGGGCCCCGTCGTGGACGTCGGCGTGACCCCGACCGGGCACCGCCGCGTCATCCCGGTGGTGGGCGGCACGGTCACCGGTGGGCTCCGGGGCGCGGTGCTGCCCGGCGGTGCCGACTGGAACCTGCAGCACCCGGACGGCTCGACGGAGCTCTGGGCGCGGTACGAGATCCGGCTCGACGACGGGGCGGTGGTCTCCGTGACGAACACCGCGGTGCACGCGCCCGACGACCCGGCACCCATCCTCACCACGCCGCACTTCGACGTGGGTGCGGACGGCCCCGTCCGACTGCGCACGGGGGTGCACGTCGGCCTCCTCACCCCGCGCCTCGACGAGGGTCGGGTCCGCATCGAGGTGCACCGGCTGGACGCCGCGGAGACATGA
- a CDS encoding endo-1,4-beta-xylanase: MRTPRQRHARGPLAAAVSGLAVATLAVTLAVPAAAAGSTLQAAAAESGRYFGTAIAASRLNDSTYTTIANREFNMITAENEMKMDALEPSQNQFNYTNGDRIVNWARQNGKQVRGHALAWHSQQPGWMQNMSGTALRNAMLNHVTQVATYYRGKIHSWDVVNEAFADGSSGARRDSNLQRTGNDWIEAAFRAARAADPNARLCYNDYNTDNWAHAKTQAVYNMVRDFKSRGVPIDCVGFQAHFNSGNPVPSNYDTTLRNFAALGVDVQITELDIEGSGSSQAQQYQGVVQACLSVARCTGITVWGVRDTDSWRASGTPLLFDGSGNKKAAYTSVLNALNAGGTPVPNPTTPAPNPTTPAPNPTTPVPNPTTPVPNPTTPPPTGTPSCTATYSEGQKWGDRFNGTVTIRATTNISGWASTVTVRSPQRISATWSGTPTWNAAGNVMTMRPSGSGALAAGQTATFGFTVMHGGNWTWPTVSCSAS, from the coding sequence ATGAGGACCCCACGACAGAGGCACGCACGCGGCCCCCTCGCCGCCGCGGTGAGCGGCCTCGCCGTCGCCACGCTGGCCGTGACGCTGGCCGTTCCGGCCGCCGCAGCCGGCAGCACCCTGCAGGCGGCGGCCGCGGAGAGCGGCCGCTACTTCGGCACCGCGATCGCCGCGAGCCGGCTCAACGACTCGACCTACACGACCATCGCGAACCGAGAGTTCAACATGATCACGGCCGAGAACGAGATGAAGATGGACGCGCTCGAGCCGTCCCAGAACCAGTTCAACTACACCAACGGCGACCGCATCGTGAACTGGGCGCGCCAGAACGGCAAGCAGGTGCGCGGGCACGCGCTCGCGTGGCACTCGCAGCAGCCGGGCTGGATGCAGAACATGTCCGGCACGGCGCTGCGCAACGCGATGCTCAACCACGTCACGCAGGTCGCGACCTACTACCGCGGGAAGATCCACAGCTGGGACGTCGTCAACGAGGCGTTCGCCGACGGCTCGTCGGGCGCGCGCCGCGACTCCAACCTGCAGCGCACGGGCAACGACTGGATCGAGGCGGCCTTCCGCGCCGCGCGGGCCGCCGACCCGAACGCCCGGCTCTGCTACAACGACTACAACACCGACAACTGGGCGCACGCCAAGACGCAGGCCGTCTACAACATGGTGCGTGACTTCAAGTCGCGCGGCGTCCCGATCGACTGCGTCGGCTTCCAGGCCCACTTCAACTCGGGCAACCCCGTGCCGTCGAACTACGACACGACCCTGCGCAACTTCGCCGCGCTCGGCGTCGACGTGCAGATCACCGAGCTGGACATCGAGGGCTCGGGCAGCTCGCAGGCGCAGCAGTACCAGGGCGTCGTCCAGGCGTGCCTGTCCGTCGCCCGCTGCACCGGCATCACCGTGTGGGGCGTGCGGGACACCGACTCGTGGCGCGCCTCCGGCACGCCGCTGCTCTTCGACGGCTCCGGCAACAAGAAGGCCGCCTACACCAGCGTGCTCAACGCGCTGAACGCGGGCGGCACGCCGGTCCCGAACCCGACGACCCCGGCGCCGAACCCGACGACCCCGGCGCCGAACCCGACGACGCCGGTCCCGAACCCGACCACGCCGGTGCCGAACCCGACGACCCCGCCGCCGACCGGCACCCCGAGCTGCACGGCGACCTACTCCGAGGGCCAGAAGTGGGGCGACCGGTTCAACGGCACGGTGACCATCCGCGCCACCACGAACATCAGCGGCTGGGCCTCCACCGTGACCGTGCGCTCCCCGCAGCGCATCAGCGCGACGTGGAGCGGGACGCCGACGTGGAACGCCGCCGGCAACGTCATGACGATGCGGCCGAGCGGCAGCGGCGCCCTGGCGGCCGGCCAGACGGCGACGTTCGGCTTCACGGTCATGCACGGCGGCAACTGGACGTGGCCGACCGTCTCGTGCTCGGCCTCCTGA